Proteins from one Candidatus Saccharimonadales bacterium genomic window:
- a CDS encoding CDP-alcohol phosphatidyltransferase family protein produces the protein MSFSSKELPLLASLENTIESWPEMRPSEKTAAILANMTSAARPAARLIHELHRKGKPSSADIIASLAIMLSDKADGVIAKTFDGQTEFGKEFDPLMDKFDFFIWEFAQYQRGNLTIHHLITRLGRDIAVTLVRSHVKGATDGAVDISAGWQGKTTTAIRGASLVSTDTTLERFAPRTLHQHLATAAIVTSGAINIKNLLNEKTNYLNSLPVEQRED, from the coding sequence ATGTCATTCTCATCAAAGGAACTCCCTCTTCTTGCCTCACTCGAAAACACTATCGAGTCATGGCCTGAGATGCGTCCAAGTGAAAAAACGGCGGCTATACTTGCAAACATGACTTCAGCTGCTCGACCTGCAGCACGTCTGATTCACGAGCTTCATCGAAAAGGAAAGCCTTCTTCAGCCGATATCATTGCAAGTCTCGCTATTATGCTGAGCGATAAAGCTGATGGTGTTATCGCAAAAACTTTTGATGGACAGACAGAATTTGGCAAAGAGTTTGATCCACTGATGGATAAATTTGATTTCTTTATTTGGGAATTTGCTCAGTATCAGCGCGGTAACTTAACGATACATCACCTAATAACACGTCTTGGCCGAGATATTGCCGTCACACTTGTGCGGTCACATGTTAAAGGCGCGACAGACGGTGCTGTAGATATTAGTGCCGGCTGGCAAGGAAAAACAACCACTGCTATTCGCGGAGCATCGCTCGTATCAACAGATACAACTCTTGAGCGTTTTGCACCCAGAACACTACATCAACATCTTGCAACTGCAGCAATCGTAACGTCTGGTGCTATTAACATTAAAAATCTACTGAACGAAAAGACCAACTATTTAAATAGTCTACCTGTAGAGCAACGAGAAGACTAG
- a CDS encoding carbohydrate kinase family protein codes for MAKALQDLLSNNHPLFTTTIHQLEQASGSSNIDVRLIADITHAAHNVMRQLGLDTADTTSVELYKALTATAVSGQAENLLINTSYVLINLGDGPISFNIQDVIDNHHHELDFEHRVSTHGQLHLRSEIVKRYADSDRSDNKIITALAAEIGLHYMNPTDTDHTENSINKTPHILAIGDIFTDAFITLGDDTAKIFKEGDTEWLAVPFGRKPPYERVDIVKSVGPSPNVAVSIARLGYSAGLMAWIGGDATGEEAIDHLKAEHVATDSMIVESDKATSYWYVLCYKADRTMLVKSEKYRYEWRDPATAPDWIYLAYLGEDSWPLHEGLLDYLERNPSVNFALQPGTFQFEWGLEKMRSFYKRSRIVLMNREEAMDVTGLPHDSVRNLANGLHDLGPEIVVITDGPNGSFVSQNGRLLTIPNYPDPVPPVERTGAGDAFSSTFVAAVAAGESVETALSWAPINSMNVVQHVGAQAGLLTKEKLLEYLQNAPEDYRVTEVQE; via the coding sequence GTGGCCAAAGCGTTACAAGATTTACTGAGCAATAACCATCCATTGTTCACTACAACAATCCATCAGCTTGAGCAAGCTTCGGGAAGTAGTAATATCGATGTGCGTTTAATTGCGGACATCACACATGCTGCACACAATGTCATGCGTCAACTTGGGCTTGATACAGCCGACACGACAAGTGTCGAGCTATATAAAGCGCTTACAGCAACTGCAGTATCCGGACAAGCCGAGAACCTACTCATCAATACAAGTTACGTCCTCATAAACCTTGGAGACGGTCCAATATCATTTAATATTCAGGACGTTATAGATAATCATCATCACGAACTTGATTTTGAACATCGTGTTTCGACACATGGTCAATTACATCTTCGGAGTGAAATTGTTAAACGTTATGCTGACAGTGATCGATCAGATAATAAAATAATTACCGCACTCGCCGCGGAGATTGGCCTACATTACATGAATCCAACCGACACAGACCATACAGAAAATTCGATTAATAAAACACCACATATTTTGGCGATTGGTGATATTTTCACAGACGCATTTATTACGCTTGGTGATGATACCGCAAAGATCTTTAAAGAAGGTGATACAGAATGGTTGGCAGTACCGTTTGGACGTAAGCCACCATACGAACGTGTTGATATTGTTAAATCGGTTGGACCATCGCCAAACGTTGCTGTCTCGATCGCACGACTTGGTTATTCAGCTGGCCTCATGGCATGGATTGGTGGTGATGCGACTGGCGAGGAAGCGATTGATCATCTAAAAGCCGAACATGTTGCGACTGATTCGATGATCGTAGAATCTGATAAGGCAACAAGCTACTGGTATGTTCTTTGCTACAAAGCCGATCGTACGATGTTGGTGAAGAGTGAAAAGTATCGATACGAATGGCGTGACCCTGCAACAGCTCCAGACTGGATCTACCTTGCATATCTTGGAGAGGACTCATGGCCACTTCACGAAGGTTTACTTGACTATCTTGAACGTAACCCAAGCGTTAACTTTGCGCTCCAGCCAGGAACATTCCAATTCGAATGGGGCCTTGAGAAGATGAGAAGCTTCTACAAGCGAAGTAGAATTGTCCTCATGAACCGCGAGGAAGCTATGGATGTCACTGGACTTCCTCATGATTCTGTAAGAAACCTTGCAAATGGTCTTCATGATCTTGGACCAGAAATCGTTGTTATCACTGATGGACCAAATGGATCATTTGTATCACAGAACGGTCGACTTCTTACTATTCCAAACTATCCTGATCCAGTTCCGCCAGTTGAACGTACCGGTGCAGGTGATGCTTTCTCTTCAACATTCGTCGCCGCAGTTGCTGCAGGTGAATCTGTAGAAACTGCACTATCTTGGGCTCCAATTAACTCAATGAATGTCGTACAGCATGTCGGCGCTCAGGCTGGGCTACTTACGAAAGAGAAGCTTCTTGAATATTTACAAAATGCACCAGAGGATTACCGAGTGACAGAGGTACAGGAATAA
- the uvrB gene encoding excinuclease ABC subunit UvrB: MDHKFRLETNYQPTGDQPSAIRQLIDGLDSGVREQTLLGVTGSGKTFTMANIIADRQVPTLVMAHNKTLAAQLFSEFKQFFPDSEVHYFVSYFDYYQPEAYMASSDTYIEKDSKINDEIDRLRHSATAALLTRRDTIIVASVSCIYGIGSPDDYSEMSITVKTGESRQQDKFVRLLTDIQYQRNDIDFHRGTFRVKGDVVDVFPAGSDVAYRIEFFGDEVDRITRIDPLTGEILGEPKETTIFPSSHYVTPKQKLERAIENIKIEFDQRMEWFEKNDKLLEAQRLGQRTKYDIEMLEETGFVKGIENYSRYLTNREPGEQPATLMDYFPDDFLLLVDESHQTLPQIRGMFNGDRARKEVLVDYGFRLPSALDNRPLTFTEFDRHINKAIYVSATPGDYELAHSPEPAQQIIRPTGLLDPEISIRPTKGQIDDLIAEIRERTAKNQRVLVTTLTKRMAEDLSAYLLEIGMKTAYIHSDVDTLERGDILNDLRSGVYDVLIGINLLREGLDLPEVSMVAIMDADKEGFLRSESALIQTIGRAARHQEGKVLMYADKITRSMQAAIDETNRRHTIQEAYNTEHGITPTSIAKSIDEGLRAIIPDKDKNKKPTLDLKKIPKDEYKSLMKDLTGQMELASANLEFEKAAELRDMIASIKEKL; this comes from the coding sequence GTGGATCACAAATTTCGTCTTGAAACTAACTACCAACCAACCGGTGACCAGCCGAGTGCTATTAGGCAGCTAATAGATGGTCTTGATAGTGGTGTCCGGGAGCAAACACTTCTTGGAGTTACTGGCTCCGGTAAGACATTTACAATGGCAAATATTATTGCTGATCGTCAAGTTCCAACGCTTGTTATGGCACATAACAAGACGCTAGCTGCACAGTTATTTTCCGAATTTAAACAGTTTTTTCCTGATAGTGAAGTCCATTATTTTGTTAGCTACTTCGACTACTATCAGCCAGAAGCTTACATGGCTAGCAGTGATACTTATATTGAAAAAGACAGTAAGATTAACGACGAGATAGACCGCCTTCGTCATTCAGCTACCGCAGCCCTCCTCACAAGACGAGACACAATCATTGTTGCCAGTGTTAGCTGTATTTACGGTATTGGCTCACCTGATGATTATTCTGAGATGTCTATCACAGTAAAGACAGGTGAGAGCCGACAGCAAGATAAATTTGTGCGTTTACTTACTGACATTCAATACCAGCGTAATGATATCGATTTTCATCGTGGAACATTCCGCGTAAAAGGTGATGTCGTTGATGTTTTTCCAGCTGGTAGCGATGTTGCATACCGTATTGAATTTTTTGGCGACGAAGTTGATCGTATTACACGCATTGATCCTCTAACAGGTGAGATTCTTGGTGAACCAAAAGAAACAACGATCTTCCCAAGTAGTCACTATGTTACGCCAAAGCAAAAGCTTGAGCGAGCAATTGAGAATATCAAAATAGAATTTGATCAGCGAATGGAATGGTTCGAGAAAAATGATAAATTACTTGAAGCTCAACGGCTTGGCCAACGGACAAAGTATGACATTGAAATGCTTGAAGAGACAGGCTTTGTAAAAGGTATTGAGAATTATAGCCGGTACCTCACTAACCGCGAACCAGGCGAACAACCAGCAACACTCATGGACTATTTTCCTGATGACTTCCTTTTATTAGTCGACGAAAGTCACCAAACTCTCCCGCAAATCAGGGGTATGTTCAATGGTGATAGGGCTCGAAAAGAAGTGCTAGTTGATTATGGTTTCCGACTCCCCTCAGCTCTCGATAATCGTCCACTCACATTTACGGAGTTTGATCGACATATTAACAAAGCAATTTATGTTTCAGCTACACCAGGTGATTATGAACTTGCACATAGTCCTGAACCTGCACAGCAAATTATTCGTCCAACAGGACTATTAGATCCTGAGATCTCAATTCGTCCAACAAAAGGGCAGATAGATGATTTAATTGCTGAGATTCGTGAACGAACCGCAAAAAATCAACGTGTTCTCGTAACAACACTTACAAAACGTATGGCTGAAGATTTATCTGCGTACTTGCTTGAGATCGGCATGAAGACTGCATACATTCACAGTGATGTAGATACACTTGAAAGAGGTGATATCCTTAATGATCTTCGAAGCGGTGTGTACGATGTACTTATAGGCATTAACTTACTCCGAGAGGGACTTGATCTTCCTGAGGTAAGTATGGTTGCGATCATGGATGCCGATAAAGAAGGTTTTCTCCGTTCTGAAAGCGCACTCATCCAAACAATTGGCCGCGCAGCTCGTCATCAAGAGGGTAAAGTACTTATGTACGCAGATAAGATTACCCGCTCAATGCAGGCTGCGATTGACGAAACTAATAGGCGACATACAATTCAGGAAGCATATAACACTGAACATGGCATCACGCCGACGAGCATCGCGAAGAGTATTGACGAGGGTCTTCGAGCAATTATTCCAGATAAAGATAAGAACAAGAAACCAACACTTGATCTTAAGAAAATTCCAAAAGATGAATATAAGTCACTTATGAAAGATCTTACAGGACAAATGGAACTCGCCAGTGCCAATCTTGAATTTGAAAAGGCCGCAGAACTACGAGATATGATTGCTAGTATTAAAGAAAAACTTTAG
- a CDS encoding serine protease: MTDKIHSSAHHHRSKKIIKHTYVVIATGAAILIGLLVTYFIAIHILNAKKTDTAKNEIVGVGQQVKKVRTVSSQLGFAVTYSPDDLSATGQVTDGSSTPSRVTGQEFDGADLETSRPYGLIHIDYPKSDTSTLASNQSLTLLTSIRKDYFTSRLSLPENKMKSEIDLWVDDIISQKSADGETPGQPSDVNINNVAYKKITFTHANDSYGIKVIHTTTMYVTVQNHRPYYAEISNQTDANKNQTAELESVIKTVTFTSFDQTKLSKASLDMTLAKTASAQQSSSDLSLPSDGANVPTPLDPKTVAQVVVKNQIAVVRVATLYCNDLTLRSGAATLALKDACSGGIGSGSIVSRDGYIATNGHVAVVTPKDTIQGYINLVSDTDIQQQHIEDVVRFLVTSGKMSQTQGNALIRDVSVGSSDAVAAVQQLPSLIANSEVTSANQATRYAIQLGNTPIEMKANGANRVGLNYSSTVVPAKFIGADYNAETADQDLATGNFTTSDVAILKIDGNYPSVQLGSMDNVADGDELTAIGFPAFVDNGLNTTKLRTVPSVTQGIVLSISTDNGQVSGRKILQTNVPIGHGNSGGPAFSTDGKQIGLNTYSAITCPDQKCFGDGTIRDIADYKSLLSEKNISLNTDSDITKQWDTAIDDYLAGNYKQALSGFKSSAKQYPSNYLASSLITLTGKHIGASDDTSSNYDFVSTIAVAIIIVIIAIAFSTGFVIFMVLRTKKIHGSAVQIVPVSDIQVNTIPEQVAPEFESQVTLPKSPQTSLSPPEKSSEFEPPKTPLS; the protein is encoded by the coding sequence ATGACTGATAAAATACATTCTTCCGCTCATCACCATCGTTCAAAAAAGATTATTAAACACACGTACGTTGTCATTGCGACTGGTGCTGCAATTCTTATTGGACTCCTCGTCACGTATTTTATTGCCATACACATTCTCAATGCTAAAAAAACGGATACAGCAAAAAATGAGATCGTAGGGGTTGGGCAACAAGTCAAAAAAGTCCGAACAGTTTCATCACAGCTTGGTTTTGCTGTTACATATAGTCCAGATGATTTATCAGCGACAGGCCAAGTAACAGACGGAAGCTCAACACCTTCACGTGTTACGGGTCAAGAGTTTGACGGGGCTGATCTTGAAACTTCACGGCCGTACGGTTTGATTCATATAGATTATCCGAAATCAGACACGAGCACTCTTGCGTCGAATCAATCGCTAACACTACTGACAAGTATAAGAAAAGATTATTTTACGAGTCGACTTTCTTTGCCAGAAAATAAAATGAAGAGTGAGATTGATCTCTGGGTAGATGATATTATTTCGCAAAAAAGTGCAGATGGTGAAACTCCAGGTCAACCATCCGACGTGAATATTAATAATGTTGCATACAAAAAAATTACTTTCACACATGCGAATGATTCGTATGGTATTAAAGTAATCCACACGACGACAATGTATGTCACCGTTCAGAATCATCGTCCATACTATGCAGAAATTAGTAATCAAACGGATGCTAACAAGAACCAAACTGCCGAACTCGAGTCAGTCATTAAAACGGTTACATTTACATCATTTGATCAAACTAAACTAAGTAAAGCGAGCCTTGATATGACGCTTGCAAAGACAGCTAGTGCGCAGCAGTCATCATCTGATCTTTCACTACCAAGTGATGGTGCCAATGTACCGACACCACTTGATCCTAAAACAGTCGCTCAGGTTGTCGTAAAAAATCAAATTGCCGTCGTGAGGGTTGCGACGTTATATTGTAATGATCTGACACTTAGGTCAGGTGCGGCGACGCTTGCGCTCAAAGATGCATGTAGTGGTGGCATCGGAAGTGGCTCTATCGTATCTCGTGATGGTTATATCGCAACGAATGGCCACGTAGCTGTCGTGACGCCAAAAGACACCATTCAGGGCTATATTAATTTAGTATCAGATACAGATATACAGCAACAGCACATCGAAGACGTTGTGAGGTTTCTTGTTACCAGTGGAAAGATGAGTCAAACTCAAGGCAACGCTCTTATTCGAGATGTTTCAGTTGGTAGTAGTGATGCAGTCGCCGCAGTACAGCAACTCCCATCTCTTATTGCTAATTCAGAAGTGACATCAGCTAATCAGGCTACTCGCTATGCTATCCAGCTAGGCAATACGCCAATCGAGATGAAGGCAAATGGCGCTAATCGGGTAGGTCTTAACTATTCGAGTACGGTTGTGCCAGCAAAATTTATTGGTGCTGATTATAACGCAGAAACTGCAGATCAAGATCTTGCAACTGGTAACTTTACGACGTCAGATGTTGCTATTCTCAAGATTGATGGCAACTATCCGAGTGTGCAGCTCGGTAGTATGGACAATGTAGCAGATGGTGATGAGTTGACTGCAATTGGCTTTCCGGCATTTGTTGATAACGGTCTTAATACTACTAAGTTACGAACTGTTCCTAGTGTCACTCAGGGCATTGTATTATCCATTAGCACCGATAATGGGCAAGTGAGTGGCCGAAAGATTTTGCAAACGAATGTTCCAATAGGACATGGAAATAGTGGAGGTCCGGCATTCTCAACTGACGGTAAGCAAATTGGACTGAATACATACAGTGCAATTACGTGCCCTGATCAGAAATGTTTTGGGGATGGAACAATTAGAGACATTGCTGATTATAAATCCCTGTTAAGTGAAAAGAATATTTCACTAAATACTGATAGCGATATTACGAAGCAATGGGATACTGCCATTGATGATTATCTTGCAGGGAATTACAAACAAGCTCTAAGTGGTTTTAAGTCTTCAGCGAAGCAATACCCATCGAACTATCTCGCAAGTAGCTTGATCACTCTTACTGGTAAACACATTGGGGCAAGTGATGACACATCATCAAACTATGATTTTGTTTCAACAATTGCGGTAGCAATTATAATTGTTATTATCGCAATTGCTTTTAGCACTGGTTTTGTTATATTTATGGTCCTAAGAACAAAGAAAATCCACGGTTCAGCGGTGCAAATTGTACCAGTTAGTGATATCCAGGTAAATACTATACCGGAACAAGTAGCTCCTGAGTTTGAATCACAAGTCACACTACCAAAATCGCCTCAGACTTCGCTGTCACCACCTGAGAAATCATCTGAATTCGAACCTCCTAAGACTCCTTTGTCCTAG
- a CDS encoding DEAD/DEAH box helicase, producing MAFQQQRGGRPNQGRPSNGGGRSFGGGGGGRRSGGGGNRGPAKKYIHPSKFINKAVAKADEVAYVPTHKFADFPFGAQLHHNISSKGYETPSAIQDQAIPHIIEGKDVIGLANTGTGKTAAFLLPIIERQSGITLRPSVLIVAPTRELAQQIDEQFREFARGLDLYSTLIVGGVNIDRQIRDLKRRPHFIIGTPGRLKDLMQRGFLQLKNMTTLVLDEADRMLDMGFLPDIRQIVSEMPKERQTLFFSATITPEISALVHAFLNDPVTVSVRTSETSEHVEQDIIESRDKAHKLEILTEMLRGSDYDKVLIFGETKFGVQRLSDHLDNSGIPSAAIHGNKNQSQRQRALKQFKDQRVKVLVATDVAARGLDIPNVSHVINFDTPQTYEDYIHRIGRTGRAGASGKAFTFIDRR from the coding sequence ATGGCATTTCAACAACAAAGGGGCGGACGCCCTAATCAAGGCCGCCCAAGTAACGGTGGTGGACGTAGTTTTGGTGGAGGCGGCGGCGGTCGTCGTAGTGGTGGCGGTGGAAACCGTGGTCCAGCTAAAAAGTACATTCATCCATCAAAATTTATAAATAAAGCAGTCGCAAAAGCTGACGAAGTTGCATATGTACCAACTCATAAATTTGCAGACTTTCCATTTGGCGCTCAGTTGCATCACAACATCTCGAGCAAGGGTTATGAAACTCCAAGTGCGATTCAAGACCAGGCAATTCCTCATATTATTGAAGGCAAAGATGTTATTGGACTCGCTAACACTGGTACTGGTAAAACAGCAGCGTTCCTACTTCCAATTATCGAACGCCAAAGTGGTATTACACTTCGACCAAGCGTCTTGATCGTTGCACCAACACGTGAGCTAGCTCAGCAAATTGACGAACAGTTCCGCGAATTTGCTCGTGGCCTTGATCTTTACTCGACTCTTATCGTCGGTGGAGTCAATATAGACCGCCAAATCCGTGACCTAAAACGTCGCCCACACTTCATCATTGGTACACCAGGTCGTCTAAAAGACTTGATGCAACGTGGATTCTTGCAGCTTAAGAACATGACAACTCTTGTTCTTGACGAGGCAGACCGCATGCTAGACATGGGCTTCTTACCTGATATACGTCAAATCGTAAGTGAGATGCCAAAAGAACGTCAGACACTATTTTTTAGTGCGACGATTACACCTGAAATCTCAGCGCTCGTTCACGCATTTCTTAATGATCCTGTCACTGTCTCTGTTCGCACAAGCGAAACAAGTGAGCACGTTGAACAAGACATCATTGAATCACGTGATAAGGCTCATAAACTCGAGATCCTTACTGAGATGCTTCGTGGCTCAGACTACGATAAGGTACTTATCTTTGGTGAAACAAAGTTTGGTGTCCAGCGTCTATCTGATCACCTTGATAACAGTGGTATCCCATCTGCTGCTATCCACGGTAACAAGAATCAGTCACAGCGTCAGCGTGCTTTGAAACAGTTCAAAGATCAGCGTGTGAAAGTACTTGTTGCAACAGATGTTGCCGCTCGTGGTCTTGATATTCCAAATGTAAGTCATGTGATTAACTTTGACACACCACAAACGTATGAAGATTACATTCACCGTATTGGCCGAACGGGCCGTGCTGGTGCAAGTGGTAAAGCATTTACTTTTATCGATCGTCGATAA
- a CDS encoding nucleoside monophosphate kinase: MNSIEQDIILIAGKPGSGKSRLGREMTTALGKYGQSVEHISFGDHIRKIGSGAVASEFREQILSHLNEHPYGLLDDEVIAGILERELARSAATALLFIDGMPRRDTQVSILDTLSGDRSIRGMIITDVNDHAAALRLQKRAHRSERNPVNSDTIQLRLQVHNQTFPAVKKAYEVVGLPIEVIDTSGDKDITTQNGLMAVSWMMTETEDNQQKNAS; the protein is encoded by the coding sequence ATGAACAGTATTGAACAAGATATTATCCTCATAGCGGGCAAACCAGGTAGTGGCAAAAGCCGACTTGGTCGTGAAATGACGACCGCTCTTGGTAAATATGGTCAAAGTGTCGAACATATTTCTTTTGGTGATCATATTCGAAAAATAGGATCTGGTGCGGTTGCCTCTGAGTTTCGTGAACAAATCCTCTCTCATCTTAACGAACATCCATACGGTCTTCTTGACGATGAGGTTATAGCAGGTATTCTCGAAAGAGAACTTGCTCGATCTGCGGCGACTGCACTTTTATTCATCGATGGCATGCCACGGAGAGACACACAGGTCAGTATACTAGATACACTTTCAGGTGACCGCTCGATTCGCGGCATGATAATTACTGATGTAAATGACCACGCAGCTGCACTCCGTCTTCAAAAACGTGCACATCGTTCAGAGCGTAATCCAGTTAACTCAGATACTATCCAACTTCGGCTTCAAGTCCACAACCAAACCTTCCCTGCTGTTAAAAAAGCTTATGAAGTGGTTGGACTTCCTATTGAGGTAATCGATACGTCTGGCGACAAGGATATTACGACACAAAACGGGTTGATGGCTGTCAGTTGGATGATGACCGAAACAGAAGATAACCAACAAAAAAACGCCTCATAA
- a CDS encoding acyl-ACP desaturase, producing MSELEKNIPSVQLEIAEPEILRKGADRPLKLMAGKAIDLSTYRLDANGERIEPTDIELLHDLTPALAELINQHYRVAKDWHPHDFIPWSEGRNFKFLGGEDWSPEQSRLDPVAQSAMTLNLLTEDNLPSYHREIAVKFGDHETWRHWVGRWTAEENRHGIALRDYLTVTRGVDPVMLESMRMEHMTNGYDAGEKTLPEMIAYVTFQELATRVSHRNTGKAAGDDIADQLLAQIAKDENNHMMLYRGLVTATFNRAPNRMMKAILKEIKGFKMPGAGMPDFQDMALDIALAGIYDPPKHLKQVVLPTLEYWKVFSRTDLSGEGELARDELAALMEKSKIGADRFDNRREERIITVAKRRARDS from the coding sequence ATGAGTGAGTTAGAAAAAAATATTCCATCTGTTCAACTCGAAATTGCTGAACCTGAAATATTACGAAAAGGTGCTGATCGGCCTCTGAAACTAATGGCCGGTAAGGCTATCGACTTATCTACTTATCGACTGGACGCCAATGGTGAGCGTATTGAGCCTACTGACATAGAATTATTGCACGATCTAACACCTGCATTAGCCGAGCTTATCAATCAACATTATCGTGTAGCTAAAGACTGGCACCCACATGATTTTATACCATGGAGTGAAGGTCGTAATTTTAAATTTCTTGGTGGTGAAGACTGGTCGCCAGAGCAGTCGCGACTTGACCCTGTCGCTCAGTCTGCGATGACACTTAATCTTCTTACGGAAGATAATCTCCCTTCATATCACCGTGAAATTGCTGTTAAATTTGGTGATCACGAAACTTGGCGCCATTGGGTTGGGCGATGGACTGCCGAAGAAAATCGTCACGGTATCGCACTCAGAGATTACCTGACTGTCACTCGAGGGGTAGATCCTGTAATGCTTGAATCGATGAGGATGGAGCACATGACAAATGGCTACGATGCGGGAGAAAAAACTCTGCCGGAAATGATTGCATATGTCACTTTTCAGGAACTAGCTACCCGTGTATCCCACAGAAACACAGGTAAGGCAGCTGGTGATGATATTGCCGATCAACTACTTGCACAGATCGCAAAAGACGAAAATAATCATATGATGCTTTATCGTGGGCTAGTTACAGCAACATTTAATCGTGCACCTAATAGAATGATGAAGGCAATATTAAAAGAGATCAAAGGCTTTAAGATGCCAGGTGCTGGTATGCCTGACTTTCAAGATATGGCGCTGGATATTGCACTTGCGGGAATATATGATCCTCCGAAACACCTCAAGCAAGTTGTACTACCTACATTAGAATATTGGAAAGTTTTTTCACGAACTGATCTTTCAGGAGAAGGAGAGCTGGCACGGGATGAACTCGCAGCATTAATGGAAAAATCTAAAATTGGTGCTGATCGATTTGATAATCGTCGGGAAGAAAGAATTATCACGGTGGCAAAACGACGCGCTCGCGACAGCTAA
- a CDS encoding SPFH domain-containing protein, whose translation MFTIGVIIFILIILAFGMFFTVGQQTAALVERFGKFKRVGTAGLNVKIPIIDKIAGRVNLRVQQLDVRVETKTKDNVFVFVIVSVQYYVLPAKVVDAFYRLQNAEMQITSFVFDTVRARVPTINLDELFQMKDEIASAVKTELDVVMDDFGYGIMKALVTDIDPDAKVKQSMNEINAAQRMREAAIQQAEADKIRVVKAAEGEAEGKALQGQGIANQRRAIIDGLKDSVENFSKNVEGTNAQDVMNLVLMTQYFDTIKDIGLSSKTNTILIPHSPAGMSDLSEQMRTAMITANQVTKVSDDATPKKPGSGR comes from the coding sequence GTGTTTACAATTGGTGTTATTATTTTCATACTTATCATTTTAGCTTTTGGTATGTTCTTTACGGTTGGTCAACAAACCGCTGCACTTGTTGAAAGATTTGGTAAATTCAAACGGGTAGGCACGGCTGGTTTAAATGTTAAAATCCCTATTATTGATAAAATTGCTGGCCGGGTGAATCTCCGCGTGCAACAACTTGATGTTCGGGTTGAAACTAAAACTAAAGACAACGTCTTTGTATTTGTTATCGTTAGCGTTCAGTACTACGTATTACCTGCTAAAGTTGTCGATGCATTTTATCGTTTGCAAAATGCAGAAATGCAGATCACATCATTCGTTTTCGATACCGTTCGCGCACGTGTTCCTACGATTAATCTTGATGAACTTTTCCAGATGAAAGACGAAATTGCTTCAGCTGTTAAAACTGAACTTGATGTTGTTATGGATGATTTTGGATACGGCATCATGAAAGCGCTTGTCACAGATATTGATCCAGACGCTAAAGTGAAGCAAAGTATGAACGAAATTAATGCTGCTCAGCGTATGCGCGAAGCAGCAATTCAGCAAGCAGAAGCAGATAAGATTCGTGTCGTAAAAGCTGCTGAGGGTGAAGCTGAAGGTAAAGCGCTACAAGGTCAGGGTATTGCAAACCAACGTCGCGCGATTATAGATGGACTTAAAGACTCAGTTGAGAACTTTAGCAAAAATGTCGAAGGCACGAATGCACAGGATGTTATGAATTTGGTTCTAATGACACAGTACTTTGACACAATAAAAGATATTGGTCTTTCAAGTAAGACAAATACGATTCTTATACCACACTCACCTGCAGGTATGTCAGATCTTTCTGAGCAAATGCGTACAGCCATGATTACAGCTAATCAGGTAACTAAAGTTAGTGATGACGCTACTCCAAAAAAGCCAGGCTCTGGACGTTGA
- the gatC gene encoding Asp-tRNA(Asn)/Glu-tRNA(Gln) amidotransferase subunit GatC has product MTQILRDDVLHLAQLSSLQLADDEIDSLQIDIGNILGYVEQLSQLDTSGVEPTYQVTDLENVWRDDVVIDYGVSREQLLELAPESHLNQVKVPKVL; this is encoded by the coding sequence ATGACACAAATTCTGCGAGATGACGTGCTGCATTTAGCGCAGCTAAGTAGTTTGCAGCTTGCCGATGATGAAATTGACAGCCTGCAAATTGATATTGGTAACATTCTAGGTTACGTTGAGCAACTTAGCCAACTAGACACTTCAGGAGTGGAGCCAACATATCAGGTGACTGACTTAGAAAACGTATGGCGTGATGACGTCGTTATTGACTATGGCGTTAGTCGTGAGCAATTACTCGAGTTAGCTCCTGAAAGCCATCTAAATCAAGTTAAAGTACCGAAAGTATTATAA